The following are encoded in a window of Heteronotia binoei isolate CCM8104 ecotype False Entrance Well chromosome 9, APGP_CSIRO_Hbin_v1, whole genome shotgun sequence genomic DNA:
- the C9H4orf19 gene encoding uncharacterized protein C4orf19 homolog, which yields MGCRCCKIIQSYIFDPQDVQTQGYINEINNYKFDTQDGRKFKGKPSVEIQVHKNELQSDESQPSIHRNKLNNAKEAVRNQRNAALQEDGLSNRHEKSYIHINGVHPYSNLKSNHNTNQNKEAGRHACSAKGLSQPKECSDANLEAEHPKQPLAATESSQYRQSLTTGENGSATQSATLEAHSNDICSPGPDVSKHASQQRVAGSESPSNNHMHSTQSTEPTVSNEDGDWASCEANRCDSGDRACRTGTLNGCVKDKTVSDSYSPRPRPEASLEAGQVCCGEMNGEFEEEDADIAEALAALEAATAGEEFEEEEEEY from the exons ATGGGGTGCAGGTGCTGCAAAATTATACAAAG CTACATCTTTGATCCACAAGACGTACAGACACAAGGGTACATTAATGAAATCAACAACTACAAATTTGACACTCAGGACGGGCGGAAATTCAAAGGCAAGCCCAGTGTGGAAATCCAAGTCCATAAAAATGAACTGCAGAGTGACGAGTCACAACCATCCATACACAGAAATAAATTAAACAACGCTAAGGAAGCCGTTCGGAACCAGAGGAACGCAGCTCTCCAAGAGGATGGGCTCAGTAACCGTCATGAAAAGAGCTACATTCACATCAACGGCGTTCATCCCTACTCAAATCTCAAATCCAATCACAACACGAACCAAAACAAAGAGGCCGGTAGACACGCCTGTTCAGCCAAAGGGCTCTCGCAGCCAAAAGAGTGCAGCGACGCAAACCTAGAAGCGGAGCACCCCAAGCAACCGTTGGCGGCCACAGAAAGCAGCCAATACCGGCAATCGCTGACcacaggagaaaatggctctGCCACTCAAAGTGCCACACTGGAGGCCCACAGCAATGACATCTGTTCGCCTGGCCCAGACGTCTCAAAACATGCCAGTCAACAAAGAGTGGCTGGAAGCGAGAGTCCATCAAACAACCACATGCACTCAACTCAAAGCACAGAACCCACAGTCTCAAACGAAGATGGGGACTGGGCATCGTGCGAGGCTAACAGGTGCGACTCAGGAGATCGAGCCTGCAGAACGGGGACTTTAAATGGGTGTGTTAAGGACAAAACAGTCAGCGATAGCTACTCTCCGAGGCCAAGGCCAGAAGCCTCCCTGGAAGCTGGACAGGTTTGCTGTGGAGAGATGAATGGAGAATTTGAGGAGGAGGATGCAGACATAGCAGAGGCCCTGGCAGCACTAGAGGCTGCAACTGCGGGAGAAGAgtttgaagaggaggaggaggaatattAG